AATACATAAGATAACCTTTTAATTCTTGAAGGCCAAAAAAATGTATGATATTAGCTTAAAAAaccatctttttattattattattatttaatttatttttattactatttatagaTCTTATTACACTTTTTGTACTACTTATGGGCTCattatattatttcagctaCTTTTTAACCTTATCTAtaatacttttagcaaaaaaaattcaatttcaattaaataaattgttccTAAACATATtctaagagaagaagaaaaaaaaaaggattactACTGAGTGCAAGTAAAATGGAAAGATTACTGTAAAATAGTCTAAATAACTTTTGGAGACCTCACATTGATTAAACtggtgcaaaaaaattttacagaTGGAAAGAAACTACACTTTCCTCCTcaattatatgatttaattgCCAACCAatgaattcaaaaattttactttatccATCCAAAGACTAATTGTAATTGCTTTTTAATACATGAGTTTAATACATTgacattataataatattgcTATGGATTTCTTTTCAACACATAATTTATACGTACAAACTGTAACTCTTTCGAACTGAAATCATTAAAGGAAAATCCAAGTTATAGAAAATCCAACTCAGCCCCAACCACATATTCACTAAATTTAATTAACACAtcataataaaaactaaattacGTCAATAAAGGCGTTTGGGTTCATCACTAAGGCTTACAGCAAAATCACACAATACAGAGTGCTAATAGAACAAGTCATTCATGTACATTATCTGAATTACATTTGAGcaacaccaaaaagaaaaaagaaaaaaagggagcCCTTCTTTTAAGTGACCTCACTGTTGCTGTTCCTGCACCAATTCAGCCTCATTTTCATCCCCTTCAATAGCTGTGGATGTTCCTTGTGATGTTGCCATTGCCATTACCTCTCCAGGAGGTGGGTGGTCAAACTTACAGGTTGCACCAAACTTGCATGTGCCGGTTTTCAAATAATACGGGCAGAGAACAGCACCCTGTCAGAGCGTATTGCCATATTAGTGCTCTCATATAGCAGCATTCATATGCATGTATAAAACACATGTAAACtacatatataaaaagaggaaaTTTTCAATTGTATCTCATCCCAATACCATTTCTTGCATATTTATATTTCCTAATGTGCCAGAACTCTTTGGCACCTGAGGCACTTGCCAGAGCACTTAAGTATCTACTAGTACAGTCTACTTGCCTGAGTGCAAAATTTCTTGCAAAGATTGAAGAGACAAGAAATGTTTGTGTGAAATATGAGGATATACTACATTTAATTCTAAGAACATGTACATTGCCTACCTCTCTCCTAGGTAAACCTGCAAGAGTGAGCTTAACAGCTTGTTGCTGAGCTTGTTTTAACAGTGATGGTGCAGAACGGTCAATAGGGTGATGGAACTTGCAATTTTCCCCGAACTTGCACTCCCCAGTCTTCATATAGAactacaacatttttaaaaagaCAATATAGAATCATCAAGGGAGCATtggtttattaataaataaaaaactgacTTTGACAAAGTAAACCAAATCTAGATACAGAATGGAAATAAGAAATTCTGTAGACTGGATAAAACAGCCTTGACACCTGTCATAGCATTACAATACAAGCAGTGTAACAAGAACAAGCTAGATGGCCAGTTGGCCTCCAAATGTGTCAAAatctaattaataataataacaacccCCACCCCCCAACTTCTCTCCCAAACACTACAAAATCAGTTAAACCCCCTAGAGCCTCAAAATTGATAATCCTAGCAACATTAAATAATCACAATTCGACAGAagttaataattataataaggcACTATTTGCAATTTTGAGAATTTAGCAGGTTGATAGCTCAGTTTTCAAGTTTAAGAGACACATGATACATCAGGTGGTAGTTTAGGGTGGTTTTTCTTGCGCAATTATTCTCATTAATAATAGAAATAGTAGTAAATGTTTCTACCAGTGCATCAACAAACATCTTCATAGTTGAATTGCTTCTTAATAGTTGAACCCCCAATTTTCATTCCATTTCAAGTGATCATCTAAAACTCTAGGTCTGTGACAAGCCAAACATCATATGCATTCAAAACTCAACCCAACAATGTAGACCTCCATTATAACTAGAGTACAAGTCaggaaaaaaatacacacatCACATTCAATCTGTCCAGGTCGTTGAGGGTAGATAGTTGGGCCCACCTGCAGCAAGCAAAACAAGAAACATTCATcagtctttcttttctttttttcctaaagTAAAAAAATGCATCAGTTCTTAAGTAATTACGACCATAATCACAGTGTCTAAAAAGATTAAGAAAATTTGTATCTTTGCACCAAATTATGTTTTTCTGGCAGGTAAAAAACTTGCAAAGCATACAAAGGACTGCTGGAACTAGAATTTCAAGAATGAGGGGGGCAAAGTaaaaacacttataaaaatttaaccaattTAAGATCATTAAAAATATGAAGCAGTTTGGGGGgccaaccatatatatatatatatatatattttaaatttacataaatataaaagtgaaaaatcTAATTCTTGAAAAGTCTTCTATGTAGTTCTGCTCCTGAAAGGAACTCTTGAACGACCCATGACACAAATTTAATACTAGAACATCTTTCTGTAATCATAAATTacacacatcaatttgtaaaagatGGAAGTACAGGGCATGTGCAAAGAACTTGATATAGGGTCCAGGGTTTGTCCTGAGCCTGTGTGCACAAGGCACAAGCTGGACATACCACGTCTCAGATGCACTTGTGATGCATCCAGCTTGCATCCTATGCACACAGGACATCGGATGCAAGCAAAGTATGTATATGCTAAAGGAAAATCAgtaaaatggaaaaatgaatctgaactttgagccaAACCATCCCAATTCATTCTAGTGCAGAGAGAGAGCTAAATCTAACAatagaccatttttttttttttggggggggggggggggggggggggttgtgtgGGGAGGGGGCGAACAATAGTAACAATTTCCAATTTACCGTTGGCTGAGCCAATCTAGGGTCAATAGTCTGATAAATAGAAGCTGCTGGATTGACAACTCCAATGTTCAGATTGGTTGCTGGGGAGGCAACAATGGGAAGGCCTATTGCAGCGGCAGGTGGATTAATCGCTGCACAAAAATCTCAGTGAAACTTTGAATCACAAGTATTTAAATCAACAGTTGAATTAAGATAAATCATATATGCATCTGAAATCAGAAATAATGAATTTCAGCTTTGTAGGCATACCATGCCGGTCAGGATGGTTGTAGCGGCAAGTGGCACCATACTTGCAACTGatatacaaaaaaatgaaagaaagttaAGAACTTTTGCTATTCTATACAATCTTAAGTCAATTGGGCATATatatccaaaaataattttttttaaaattgaccaCAAATAGGCAAATAGTCACCTGCCAGTTTTGAGGTAGAATGGACAATCAGCTTCACCCTGTTAGAAGCAAACGAAATGTGAGTAATGGAAAACCAGATTTTACTACATTGCAGAACCAATGAAAcgaataaaaaaaggaaaaggtaaGAGTGTCAGCTAGCATTTTGATGGCAGAAAAATTCCCCCCTCTATGGGAGGCCATGAAGCAAAAAGAACAGAACACCAAATTGACACCCAAAAAAGCACGAGGAGAGAAGGGGAGGCAGAAAGGCATAAAATATGTCCAGAAATATACTCAGAGGTGAAGCTAATAAACCATAATATCAAACTTCACCcagaaattaatataaattcacAAATTTAATTGAACATTACATATAAATAATGGCAGAATGAATTAAGCAATCCCTTAATAGTCAAAATTACATTACCGGTCTAACAGGAAGTCCCTTGGAGTTATATATTAATGCTGGGGTGTATGAAGCAAGACTATTAGCTAGTATTGCATCTGCAGTTGCTAGTGCCTTAATTGCTAATTCAGTCTGTTCACCATTACCATTCTCTTGCCCAAGCAAAGGTATCTGAATATCTTTTGGGTGATTGAACTTGCAGGTTGGACCAAATTTACAGTTTCCAGTCTTCATATAGAACTGTTTAACATTATACAGTATAAAAGAAAGCCAAATTAACAACACAAATAGACAACAATGctcaagaagaaaagaagagttaaATATCTAACAGCACATGGGGGCTCAGATGGCCTCTCAGGTAATGCAGGCATGCCAGCATTCTCTAAAGCAACCTGAAACCAGGCAATGCATTACATTACTATAAATAAGGGGAATCAATCCACAAAACAGCTAGATGTGGCAAATTTTGAGAGAATAGAACCTACCTCAGTCACCAATTTATCTTTTGGATGATTAAACTTACACCTCAATCCAAACTTGCATCTTTGAGTTTTCAGAAAATACTACACATGGATGGGAAATGAAATAGTTACTTCAAATGATCAAGtgcatataaagaaaaaagagaacaatagCTTAATGTACTACTCACTGGACAATCTGGCATCCCTGGTCTCTCAGGAAGGGATTCAGTTGTTGTAGCAAGAGGTGGAACCTGAATAAACAAGATATCAAATTATAGTTTCACTCTTTCAGAAATGATCAGCAAATAGGTAGAAACGTATAATCCAAAAATGATGTGCCAACAAGGAAACAAAAGTAGACACACAAACAGATTTCTAATtacaacaaccaagccttatTCCCAAAAAATTTGGGTTAGCTATGGATTCTCAACAAACTAGTCAGGCTTCGTGATGTAGGAAGCATTAGCACCaaatttatttaagattttctttcaaaatttgaaattatttttgaatttgaattttgaatctagtttttaatgtttagggttttaagagatttgatTAAGCATTTTCCATATTGGTGTACTCCCTAAACCCTATTAAAATAGTGCTCTTGTAATTATGAAAGCGGTACTATTTgaataagaattatattattatgATGAGTTGAGAATATGTCTCTTCCTTTGTTCTCTTTGTTTGGTGGTAATGTCAAACGTAGATTCTAGGTGGTAGAGCTTGTTATGTTGTTCCATTTTGCTACaatttattctctattttcctacTGTGTTAAGAATCATTCTTTTCatccattctattctatccgAATTCATACTCTCtattacttccttaattgacaaGTCATTTTCACTACttctattaatattatttttggccTTCCTCTACCTCTTTTCATACCCACAACTTGAATCAACTCATTTTGTCATTGTTGCATTAATCACTCTCCTATGAACATAACCAAACAATCTCAAATAACTCTCCTTTGTCCTTTCATCAATAAGGGCCACCCCTATCTTTTAGCAAAAATTTCTCATTTCGAATCCTATCTTTTCTTCTCAATAGGCCATAACCATAGGGCATAGTTAGCCTTAAAGCAGTCtaacaaaattttccttttaacatGCCAAGAGCCTTATAGCACAGTGCCTATGCGTGGTCTTGTTTATGAGGTGAATATAGGTCGAATCCCCCCTTGTGTAACAACtagattatattaaaaaataaataaataaaaccctttTAACTTAATAGGTATTCTACAATCACCTCAAATACTCCTAATGTAATTCTAAACTTCATCTACCTTGCTCTAATCTTATACTATGATTCATATCCTCTTTAATCTTTccattttttatgaattattaaaTCCAAGATATCAAAAGTTTTCGCATGTTGGTATCTCTTTGTTTCTACTTTTACCAAACTTGCATTCCATGTACTTTGT
This genomic stretch from Quercus robur chromosome 4, dhQueRobu3.1, whole genome shotgun sequence harbors:
- the LOC126720264 gene encoding zinc finger CCCH domain-containing protein 37; amino-acid sequence: MAHQLYGYNPSSSSSSTSSVYGAAATPTPNASSYTTSSSRSLNSDQYVPSLIRYSSSSSAAAKYSTSAAMYDGGFHYSTSSSTPNATSHLASQSSWSDASDALAALKRSSDVLYHQTVLGAHNTIGQTEAWYSTNSLGKRPRFDSASNLPIYPQRPGEKDCAHYMLTRTCKFGDSCRFDHPIWVPEGGIPDWKEVPPLATTTESLPERPGMPDCPYFLKTQRCKFGLRCKFNHPKDKLVTEVALENAGMPALPERPSEPPCAFYMKTGNCKFGPTCKFNHPKDIQIPLLGQENGNGEQTELAIKALATADAILANSLASYTPALIYNSKGLPVRPGEADCPFYLKTGSCKYGATCRYNHPDRHAINPPAAAIGLPIVASPATNLNIGVVNPAASIYQTIDPRLAQPTVGPTIYPQRPGQIECDFYMKTGECKFGENCKFHHPIDRSAPSLLKQAQQQAVKLTLAGLPRREGAVLCPYYLKTGTCKFGATCKFDHPPPGEVMAMATSQGTSTAIEGDENEAELVQEQQQ